One window of Acropora palmata chromosome 1, jaAcrPala1.3, whole genome shotgun sequence genomic DNA carries:
- the LOC141897681 gene encoding uncharacterized protein LOC141897681 — protein sequence MEGDVDNAGSLSLTSSRKRRNKVMSSLQVPGEEGNLNAGPSRSWSGKMEWNERKDILLCHEVLQAEPYRAKEKTVGRAQAWEKIANSLNKRADFKVNKRSVRDHYMVLVEKFKKKTSQELKASGISPEPTELDSLLEEIIEKAEACDQSRDEEDDNTREKKLKEQEQAKDIRLKAMESLSETKKRSLSDGDGENQNKAKKKRSNGTEMVAYLRERATEENRLKERDIEIRSVQLEKEAERQQLLDKQHNNLMELLLQQQQQQQQQQQQFQQQQQQQFLQMQAYMAQ from the exons ATGGAAGGTGACGTCGACAACGCAGGATCACTTAGTTTGACGTCCTCGAGAAAACGCAGAAATAAAG TAATGTCAAGCTTGCAAGTTCCCGGTGAGGAAGGAAATTTAAACGCTGGTCCCAGCAGATCCTGGAG tgGTAAAATGGAATGGAATGAGAGGAAAGACATTCTCCTGTGCCATGAAGTCTTACAGGCTGAGCCATACAGGGCAAAAGAGAAGACTGTGGGCAGGGCACAGGCATGGGAGAAAATTGCCAACAGCCTCAACAAAAGAGCAGACTTTAAAGTTAACAAGAGGTCTGTAAGAGATCATTATATGGTCcttgttgaaaaatttaaaaagaagacTTCACAAGAGTTAAAAGCCAGTGGCATCAGTCCTGAGCCAACCGAACTGGACAGCCTACTGGAAGAAATTATAGAGAAAGCTGAGGCCTGTGATCAGTCAAGAGATGAGGAGGATGACAACACAAgagagaaaaaactgaaagaacaAGAGCAAGCTAAGGATATCAGACTCAAAGCCATGGAGTCGTTGAGCGAAACGAAGAAACGGTCACTTTCAGATGGCGATGgtgaaaatcaaaacaagGCCAAAAAGAAGCGATCCAATGGAACTGAAATGGTGGCCTATTTGAGGGAGCGGGCAACTGAAGAGAACAGGCTAAAGGAGAGAGATATAGAAATACGATCTGTACAACTGGAGAAAGAGGCTGAGAGACAGCAATTGCTTGACAAGCAGCATAACAACCTGATGGAACTGCTGttacaacagcagcaacagcaacaacaacaacaacaacagttccagcaacaacaacagcagcagtTTCTGCAAATGCAAGCCTACATGGCTCAATAG
- the LOC141897666 gene encoding uncharacterized protein LOC141897666 isoform X1 translates to MSTLKEAREMLSLAWSHHFISEEEFLLLYDASFSKNPSFPHADYDRFDLDSMDEAECFHEFRVRKMDIVRLADALGLPESLCCHQRTKADRIEGLCMVLKRFSYPCRLGDMIHRFGRAVPEISMITTRFEKWIFDHHHAKITEWNDQLVSRDKLQMYADAVAGKGAALSNCFGFVDGTVRPICRPGKDQKIVYNGHKRVHALKFQSVSLPNGLVAHLYGPVEGKQHDAAMLKDSGLLDDLERNAFSPVTGEAMCIYGDPAYPLRLHLQQPFREAPLTAPMEQFNKSMSSVRTSVEWIFGDIVASFKFLDFKKNLKIGLSAVGKHYVVSTLLRNALTCMYGNTTATFFNIEPPSLEEYFA, encoded by the exons ATGTCCACTTTAAAGGAAGCTCGAGAAATGCTTTCTCTAGCATGGAGTCATCATTTTATTTCcgaagaagaatttttgttgttgtatgaCGCTAGTTTCTCCAAAAATCCATCATTTCCTCACGCCGACTACGATCGTTTTGATCTCGATTCTATGGACGAAGCAGAGTGCTTTCATGAGTTCCGAGTAAGAAAAATGGACATTGTTAGACTTGCTGATGCCCTTGGATTACCTGAGAGTCTATGCTGCCACCAACGAACTAAGGCCGATCGCATAGAGGGACTGTGCATGGTGCTAAAAAGATTTTCTTACCCATGTCGTTTGGGTGACATGATCCACAGATTTGGACGGGCAGTACCGGAGATAAGTATGATCACCACACGGTTTGAGAAGTGGATTTTCGACCATCATCATGCCAAGATCACTGAGTGGAATGACCAACTCGTCAGCAGAGACAAACTCCAAATGTACGCTGATGCCGTAGCTGGCAAAGGGGCAGCGCTGTCCAACTGCTTTGGATTTGTGGACGGCACAGTGCGGCCTATCTGTAGGCCAGGGAAAGACCAAAAAATAGTTTATAATGGCCACAAGCGTGTACATGCTTTAAAATTCCAGTCAGTGTCATTGCCAAATGGACTCGTCGCTCACTTGTACGGACCCGTAG AAGGGAAACAACATGATGCAGCAATGCTTAAGGACTCTGGGTTACTAGACGATTTAGAAAGAAATGCATTCAGTCCTGTCACTGGTGAGGCCATGTGCATTTATGGTGACCCAGCTTATCCACTCCGGCTCCACCTACAGCAACCATTCAGAGAAGCTCCACTCACTGCTCCCATGGAACAATTCAATAAGTCCATGAGCTCTGTGCGAACATCTGTGGAGTGGATTTTTGGTGACATTGTGGCATCATTTAAATTCCttgattttaagaaaaatcttaaaatcGGGTTAAGTGCCGTTGGCAAACACTACGTGGTTAGTACATTATTAAGAAATGCATTGACATGCATGTATGGAAACACCACTGCTACATTCTTTAATATTGAGCCACCATCTCTTGAGGAATATTTTGCCTGA
- the LOC141897666 gene encoding COMM domain-containing protein 10-like isoform X2 has protein sequence MALMFQATSRLKKAVQLINSLDTTKFPLLLSRIVQKLHLRDERAFSEEEEEKLQVAFALESDDLHVVLETCAFILEQAAYHNAKSQILKQQLQNIELAEEKTQALVELWSANGKSVVEKLKQRCLAPKQLQAVNWRLNLQMAQKNTAKMKLPNALFELNLASGSQGVKEKIHLEFTHEELYSFYNQLETIQSQLDSLS, from the exons ATGGCGCTGATGTTTCAAGCGACTTCCAG GTTGAAGAAAGCAGTTCAATTGATAAACAGCTTAGATACAACCAAGTTCCCTCTTTTATTGAGTAGGATTGTACAGAAGCTACATTTAAGA GATGAAAGAGCATTTtcagaggaagaagaagaaaaactgcaagtaGCTTTTGCTCTTGAATCTGATGACCTTCATGTTGTTTTAGAGACTTGTGCATTTATTCTCGAACAG GCTGCTTATCACAATGCCAAGTCACAGATCCTAAAGCAACAGTTGCAGAATATTGAATTAGCTGAAGAAAAG ACTCAAGCCCTTGTAGAACTGTGGTCTGCCAATGGAAAATCAGTTgtggaaaaattgaaacaaagatGCCTTGCACCAAAACAG CTTCAAGCCGTCAACTGGAGGTTGAACCTGCAGATGGCACAGAAGAACACAGCTAAGATGAAGCTACCAAATGCTCTGTTTGAACTAAATCTTGCTTCTGGAAGTCAG ggtgttaaagaaaaaatccaTCTAGAATTCACCCATGAAGAACTTTATTCCTTCTATAATCAG ttggAAACCATTCAGAGTCAACTGGATTCCCTCAGCTAG